From a region of the Besnoitia besnoiti strain Bb-Ger1 chromosome I, whole genome shotgun sequence genome:
- a CDS encoding glutamate-cysteine ligase, catalytic subunit domain-containing protein (encoded by transcript BESB_008990): MGFLEEGTPLTWRESGRYRQTVKRRGVREFIKLFKQFKDDRCDPHDLFWGDELELCLVKLDAASQRPQVLLAAEHALGELRTREARLSQAPSREPHAAPASSVRSPGSETAQSAAADRSGSPESNAFSASPGEHVGRAGTEGESADVPRWRLSRWHPEYGSHMIEAIPGEPFNLDLNSLLCLLPSMQLRRKKVQAVLPPGCFAVSLTSFPTVGALSLPNRRAGGFTGDKQASSSELAKRSESDGCGIEGQGERREDVFLPGDFSSPPSVPDPLHTFGGSIFVGDEVTKNHPRFRTLTANIRARRGKKVEILIPLFHDKLTSVNEDDQEGASLPQTVDGRDHAVVVSVDQERRRQRVMNGEALHDGQWIYMDHMVFGMGMHCTQVTFGCPSMSDARYLYDQLGVLAPLWLSLTAATPFLRGLVAATDTRWATIAGSVDCRTPEELRTIPKSRYGSFSLYISDQPPLRDNVEFYNDVPAPVDSRAYEALIAGGVDPLLARHVAFLFVRDPMVIFRDKLLQSDGHKGAEEEIARILEAEGQADWKLDTYDDNCITTENFENLQSTNWNSVRFKPPPAFKRLTGQTVASQMETSSSKEEEDIEARAELDEKRAVGRQTARVEGDLDEDRARRPECRCGGSSVECWRVEFRTPEIQLCDFENAACVALITVLVQVLLEERLDLYIPMSLNDANVKRSAQVNSILTQKFWFRKDIRRDSIDRSFGEFYLHEILFGVPMEPGRETPAVCLVPACLAHMERHSSRLSPLCAAQLLEFFDFLRHRTQGIIPTDAAFLRACLAAHPDYKRDSVVSQKVCFAVCDLAVKIGQGTARVPELFGPFADRVGMRVSDEGHIQGSAGSSKPVVTPDFPCPLSGQLAAVREQYCSKPAAAAVSPAPARGVQQGCGGGSAADSSGAGPAPPQGRDSVSSSATAGSQVNLASDSVLSTYLGARVPLTLQWSWNGGDMERVVRPEGTENTCEMGKGESVPLEENISSGKPPQGSTATRRSVPTTSEGSACTWMAAAATGGVDSDTEASDENAFASSPSLADRSEIPNGVSQNCGSEAPKRGWQVSIF; encoded by the exons ATGGGTTTTTTGGAGGAAGGCACTCCTTTGACTTGGCGAGAATCCGGGAGGTACAGGCAGACAGTAAAGCGGCGGGGCGTTCGCGAGTTCATCAAACTCTTCAAACAGTTTAAGGATGATCGATGTGACCCCCACGATCTGTTCTGGGGTGACGAACTAG AACTGTGTCTTGTCAAGCTGGACGCTGCCTCACAGCGTCCTCAGGTTTTATTGGCCGCTGAAC ACGCACTAGGTGAGCTGCGGACCAGAGAAGCTCGGTTATCGCAAGCGCCGTCACGggagccgcacgcggcgcccgcttcgTCTGTCAGGTCTCCAGGCTCCGAGACGGCTCAgagcgctgccgcagaccgAAGCGGATCCCCAGAATCCAATGCCTTTTCCGCTTCTCCGGGTGAGCATGTCGGAAGAGCCGGCacggagggcgagagcgccgaTGTCCCGCGGTGGCGGCTGAGCAGATGGCACCCTGAGTACGGCAGCCACATGATCGAAGCTATCCCTGGAGAGCCGTTCAATCTGGATCTGAATTcgctcctctgtctgctgccATCTATGCAACTACGACGAAAGAAGGTTCAG GCTGTCCTGCCCCCTGGATGCTTCGCGGTCTCGTTGACTAGTTTTCCAACAGTGGgggcgctgtcgctgccgaaCCGTCGAGCTGGCGGCTTCACAGGAGACAAACAGGCCTCTTCCTCTGAGCTTGCGAAGCGAAGCGAAAGTGACGGTTGTGGTATTGAGGGGCAAGGAGAACGCCGAGAAGATGTTTTTTTGCCCGGAGActtctcgtcgcctccgtcaGTACCAGACCCACTCCATACTTTTGGTGGAAGCATTTTTGTTGGCGATGAAGTGACTAAAAACCACCCTCGCTTCCGGACGCTCACAGCAAACATTCGAGC GCGTCGCGGGAAGAAGGTCGAGATTCTGATTCCGTTGTTTCACGACAAGCTCACTTCCGTTAACGAGGACGACCAAgagggcgcctcgctgccccaAACCGTCGATGGTAGGGACCATGCCGTTGTGGTATCCGTAG ACCAAGAACGCCGGCGGCAACGTGTGATGAATGGCGAGGCGCTCCACGACGGCCAGTGGATCTACATGGACCACATGGTTTTTGGGATGGGCATGCACTGCACACAAGTAACTTTCGGGTGTCCGTCGATGTCGGATGCAAGATACCTCTACGACCAGTTGGGTGTCCTCGCTCCCTTGTGGCTCTCG CTGACTGCTGCGACACCGTTCCTGCGGGGCCTAGTGGCGGCAACAGACACGCGCTGGGCGACGATTGCTGGTTCTGTGGACTGCCGGACGCCGGAGGAGCTCAGGACGATCCCCAAATCCCGCTACGGGTCGTTCTCGCTGTACATTAGTGACCAGCCGCCCTTACGAGAT AACGTTGAATTCTACAACGACGTTCCTGCCCCGGTGGACTCGCGGGCATACGAAGCATTAATTGCTGGAGGCGTTGACCCGCTACTTGCTCGCCACGTTGCCTTCCTGTTTGTGCGCGACCCTATGGTGATTTTTCGCGACAAGCTTCTGCAGTCAGACGGGCACAAAGGTGCCGAGGAGGAAATCGCGCGAATTTTGGAGGCAGAGGGGCAAGCAGACTGGAAATTGGATACCTACGACGACAACTGTATAACGACAGAGAATTTTGAGAACCTGCAGTCGACGAATTGGAATTCCGTTCGATTCAAACCTCCACCTGCGTTCAAGCGGCTCACGGGGCAAACGGTGGCTTCGCAAATGGAGACATCGTCTtcgaaagaggaggaagataTCGAAGCACGAGCTGAGCTCGATGAGAAACGCGCTGTGGGCAGACAAACAGCGAGAGTCGAAGGAGACCTCGATGAAGATAGAGCCAGGCGTCCAGAGTGCCGGTGTGGCGGAAGCAGCGTTGAGTGCTGGAGGGTGGAGTTCCGCACACCTGAGATACAGCTGTGTGATTTCGAGAATGCAGCGTGTGTTGCGCTCATCACCGTCCTTGTACAG GTTCTTCTTGAAGAGCGCTTGGATCTGTATATTCCGATGTCGCTGAATGACGCGAATGTGAAGCGGTCGGCTCAAGTCAATTCGATTCTAACGCAGAAATTTTGGTTCCGCAAGGATATAAGACGTGACTCCATCGATCGCTCGTTCGGAGAATTCTATCTCCATGAAATCCTCTTTGGCGTGCCCATGGAGCCaggccgcgagacgcctgcTGTGTGTCTAGTGCCGGCGTGTTTGGCGCACATGGAGAGACAttcgtctcgcctctcgccgttGTGCGCCGCACAGTTGCTCGAATTTTTTGATTTCCTTCGGCATCGAACGCAGGGCATCATCCCAACAGATGCTGCCTTTCTTCGAGCGTGCCTGGCTGCTCACCCCGACTACAAGCGCGACTCGGTTGTGTCGCAGAAAGTATGCTTCGCCGTGTGTGACCTAGCTGTGAAAATTGGCCAAGGGACAGCCCGGGTGCCCGAGCTCTTTGGACCCTTCGCAGACCGCGTCGGCATGCGCGTTTCTGACGAAGGACACATACAGGGTTCAGCTGGTAGCTCAAAACCTGTTGTGACACCTGACTTTCCGTGCCCGCTGTCGGGCCAGCTCGCAGCTGTGCGTGAACAATACTGCAGCaagcctgctgcggctgcagttTCGCCAGCACCAGCCCGCGGTGTCCAACagggctgcggaggcgggtCTGCAGCGGATAGCAGCGGTGCCGGACCTGCCCCGCCGCAAGGCAGAGATAGCGTTAGCTCGTCCGCGACTGCAGGGTCTCAGGTGAATCTCGCGTCAGATTCTGTGCTGTCGACGTATCTTGGAGCCCGTGTGCCTCTTACACTCCAATGGTCTTGGAACGGTGGAGATATGGAGCGCGTTGTGCGTCCTGAGGGTACAGAAAATACCTGTGAGATGGGGAAGGGAGAGTCTGTGCCTCTGGAAGAAAACATAAGCAGTGGCAAACCCCCACAGGGCTCGACCGCAACTCGGCGGTCTGTCCCGACTACCAGCGAGGGTTCCGCGTGTACGTGGatggctgcggccgcgactGGCGGAGTGGATTCAGATACAGAAGCTTCCGATGAGAatgccttcgcttcctctcccaGTTTGGCTGACCGCTCAGAGATCCCCAACGGGGTGAGTCAGAACTGTGGAAGCGAGGCGCCTAAACGGGGATGGCAAGTGTCAATCTTTTAG
- a CDS encoding hypothetical protein (encoded by transcript BESB_008960) yields MEFFTAVRNLTTSAHQSILQAAGHSSRSGESQHPWCQPHISSQADGAQSEGNAPPLLVPYPEVRGQRSDNESQSAGSQLASDALATSSASTREKPSRRPMPSLQPRAEPRMTGSAAADDQSHFLKITAEQLDADAARTWRPEDSVVAGNEFASMKGSGDVDNSSTTRLTRAADTSSSSCSPASSVDAGRGSSSSLGSLVASFAAAAAHSLVESIEQSSQQLFRPPGIYQVTRNIWIMQYPDPESPNTEFIVAYLERHYANKYMILNVSERQYQRMRCSTSLKTAGSSKSCEDGSARESTPRTLFPTGTVIDAEYGGLPYPPLSLMLSVMLSVHKWLQYDSGNVLLVHCFKGFSRSITFLAAYLHWVGIARSLQAAVHTLEDVCGVDATHPLVLLPSQKRFLRFFQQVCVKQTLMPSFETKKLRRVILNGFPSFLEAAPISYASSLPESTQETLEMEGGGEVALFRPVFEVWHQGRLIFSSLTAYVDSTREGAVEEETCGYAQCDGASVCDGARVPAELMSRLPVYKESDGSIRFDIPGLPLSGDILLKLLHVTPQFGRFPGGDDPVGEQEAASDCQEEAGWRSRTGGRMGVVGRKVCTARVAFHTDMTKEGGYLEVTKAGMDGAVVLSSFPDTYFMSIFFEELGADEPRSPEEEEKKKEEVRLLVQARSDGAAVRAARLQKTEEQGHIGKAEEIAQYPVDEEDQRRMRKRMELRQHVQEYKALAEQWRLAASEQPASSDDYVASSSTPGTEWSETSRSRGACASDANSRAGDGEDFQVFEARLTDGESNGYDDGELAAESDFCGYPFETALRSEGAGERPIAFPRSACGGPVCANGVNLFKTSPETRSRQAQGSLYLQCCDRFKRRDVENGGGSVESESDVSWGNSDDEGREASDASCKPINARELKTAAEPAGLMLTSDSVRGALSAEKRIDGAAMRTEGEHDMVEGQSRASFEQKQDIKGASDNVTAVRHTVSASTVYPNDYKLSQPGVGSGDSSARECPRGCLAGESREASGFTGMTKEMGKEEALRHPVTVCDAAGGCASLSPAAANGGLLNPSQRLIPSGVSASSASEAEERRSVGSEGGPEARPASGMASAVSSVRGGSVEWTALTSQSSSPVIVSSPGTPLPSEGESSDGPSPHSENDSGYLRDDFSASKWSSRPIWGTGQRIDDRREEPSSHLALAPAMPHESRVCDEPRHGSMSAGRALAGDAGFNTPRTQVPIWATPDEDVVPQLQPWQPSAPGKMSI; encoded by the exons ATGGAGTTTTTCACTGCTGTCCGCAATTTAACTACTTCGGCGCATCAGAGTATTCTGCAGGCAGCGGGGCACTCCAGCCGCAGCGGTGAATCTCAGCATCCATGGTGCCAGCCGCACATTTCCTCACAAGCAGATGGCGCGCAGTCCGAAGGGAATGCACCTCCTTTGTTGGTGCCTTATCCAGAAGTGCGAGGCCAGCGTAGCGACAATGAGAGCCAGTCTGCAGGCAGTCAACTGGCATCAGATGCGTTAGCTACTTCATCCGCATCCACACGTGAAAAGCCCTCGCGGAGACCCATGCCTTCTCTTCAGCCGCGTGCGGAGCCGCGCATGACAGGGAGTGCAGCTGCAGATGACCAGAGTCACTTCCTCAAAATCACTGCTGAGCAGCtggacgcagacgctgcacGTACCTGGCGGCCTGAAGATTCAGTGGTCGCCGGAAACGAGTTTGCTTCAATGAAGGGCTCCGGAGATGTGGACAACTCGTCTACGACTCGGCtgacgagggcggcagacacctcttcttcgtcttgctCTCCTGCTTCGTCAGTTGACGCGGGCCGAGGGTCCTCCTCATCTCTGGGGTCCCTTGTTGCCAGTtttgcggcagccgctgctcaTTCATTGGTGGAATCCATTGAACAATCTTCACAGCAACTCTTCAGACCGCCAG GCATCTATCAGGTCACGCGGAACATCTGGATTATGCAGTACCCCGATCCCGAGTCACCAAACACGGAATTCATTGTTGCGTACCTCGAAAGGCACTATGCCAACAAGTATATGATTTTGAATGTGTCTGAGCGTCAGTATCAGCGCATGCGGTGCTCTACATCATTGAAAACAGCGGGATCCTCCAAGTCTTGTGAAGACGGCAGCGCCCGTGAGTCGACGCCTCGCACGTTGTTTCCCACAGGGACAGTGATTGACGCCGAGTATGGGGGCTTGCCGTATCCTCCTTTGTCCCTAATGTTATCTGTGATGCTTAGCGTGCACAAGTGGCTGCAGTACGATTCGGGAAATGTGCTCCTTGTCCATTGTTTCAAAGGTTTTTCTCGCTCGATCACTTTCTTGGCAGCCTATCTCCACTGGGTTGGCATTGCAAGAAGTCTACAGGCTGCCGTCCATACGCTGGAAGATGTCTGCGGAGTTGACGCCACTCATCCGCTGGTTCTTCTGCCGAGCCAGAagcgttttcttcgttttttccAGCAGGTGTGCGTCAAACAAACACTGATGCCCTCGTTTGAGACGAAAAAGCTTCGCAGAGTCATTCTGAACGGTTTCCCGTCATTTTTAGAGGCAGCGCCTATTTCTTACGCCTCTTCACTCCCGGAGAGCACGCAGGAGACCCTGGAGAtggagggaggaggagaagtCGCACTCTTCAGGCCTGTGTTTGAAGTGTGGCATCAAGGACGATTGATATTTTCTTCACTTACAGCATACGTAGACTCAACTCGTGAGGGTGCTGTAGAGGAGGAGACGTGTGGCTACGCTCAGTGCGATGGTGCGAGCGTCTGTGATGGAGCACGAGTTCCAGCTGAACTCATGTCTCGCCTGCCTGTGTACAAGGAATCAGATGGAAGCATCCGGTTTGATATTCCAGGACTTCCGCTGTCGGGTGACATTCTGCTAAAGCTTTTACACGTCACTCCCCAATTCGGGCGTTTCCCAGGTGGAGACGACCCAGTGGGAGAGCAGGAAGCGGCGAGCGATTGTCAGGAAGAAGCGGGATGGAGGAGTAGAACAGGAGGACGTATGGGCGTGGTAGGGCGGAAAGTTTGTACCGCCCGCGTAGCATTCCATACAGACATGACAAAGGAAGGAGGCTACTTGGAAGTTACGAAAGCGGGCATGGACGGCGCCGTAGTACTGTCGTCGTTTCCGGACACCTACTTTATGTCCATTTTCTTCGAAGAGCTGGGAGCCGACGAACCAAGATCCcctgaggaagaagaaaaaaagaaggaagaggtCCGCTTGCTTGTGCAAGCGCGCAGCGATGGTGCAGCTGTTCGAGCGGCACGCCTGCAGAAAACAGAAGAACAAGGTCATATCggaaaggcggaggagaTAGCGCAGTACCCTGTAGACGAAGAAGATCAACGGCGCATGCGGAAGCGGATGGAACTGAGGCAACATGTCCAAGAATATAAGGCATTAGCCGAGCAATGGCGCCTCGCAGCATCAGAACAACCCGCTTCTTCTGACGATTACGTTGCCTCCTCGTCCACTCCAGGGACGGAGTGGTCCGAGACGTCTCGATCCAGAGGAGCGTGTGCGAGCGATGCAAACTCGCGTGCTGGTGACGGGGAAGATTTTCAGGTATTCGAGGCACGCCTGACGGATGGCGAAAGTAATGGATATGACGACGGGGagctcgctgcagagagtGATTTTTGCGGCTATCCGTTTGAAACTGCGTTGCGGTCCGAAGGCGCTGGCGAACGGCCCATTGCATTTCCCCGAAGCGCTTGCGGCGGTCCGGTTTGTGCGAATGGAGTTAATTTATTTAAGACGTCCCCAGAGACACGGTCGCGGCAGGCACAAGGTTCGCTCTACCTACAGTGCTGTGACCGGTTCAAGAGAAGGGACGTAGAAAATGGTGGCGGCAGTGTTGAGAGCGAAAGTGATGTCAGCTGGGGGAACAGCGATGACGAAGGGCGGGAAGCAAGTGATGCCAGTTGCAAACCAATCAATGCCCGCGAGCTGAAGACTGCTGCAGAGCCCGCAGGACTCATGCTAACTTCAGACTCCGTTCGCGGTGCACTCTCGGCGGAAAAAAGGATCGACGGCGCAGCGATGAGAACTGAGGGAGAGCACGACATGGTGGAGGGTCAGAGTCGAGCGTCGTTCGAACAAAAGCAGGACATCAAGGGCGCGTCTGACAACGTGACCGCGGTTCGTCACACCGTTTCAGCCAGCACTGTTTACCCGAACGACTACAAGTTAAGTCAACCGGGAGTCGGCAGTGGGGACAGCTCTGCGCGTGAGTGTCCACGCGGCTGTTTGGCTGGCGAATCACGCGAGGCGTCGGGTTTCACTGGAATGACAAAAGAAATGGGTAAGGAGGAGGCACTCCGTCATCCTGTGACTGTCTGTGACGCTGCAGGGGGTTGCGCGTCTTTGTCACCCGCTGCCGCCAATGGAGGACTTTTGAATCCTTCACAGAGGCTGATCCCTTCTGGTGTTTCggcttcttcagcttctgaggcagaggagcgGCGTTCGGtcggcagcgaaggcggtCCTGAGGCCAGGCCAGCAAGCGGAATGGCCTCAGCAGTGTCCTCAGTGAGAGGAGGGAGTGTGGAATGGACCGCATTGACAAGTCAATCATCTTCTCCAGTGATTGTGTCCTCGCCGGGTACACCGTTACCCTCGGAAGGAGAGAGCAGTGACGGACCTTCTCCACATAGTGAGAACGATTCCGGATATTTGCGGGACGATTTCTCCGCTTCGAAATGGAGTTCCCGGCCGATATGGGGGACAGGGCAAAGAATCGATGATCGACGAGAGGAACCAAGCTCTCATTTGGCGCTTGCCCCCGCCATGCCGCATGAGAGCCGTGTGTGTGACGAGCCGAGACATGGGTCTATGTCAGCAGGGCGCGCGCTTGCAGGTGATGCTGGCTTTAACACGCCACGCACACAAGTTCCCATATGGGCGACTCCAGACGAAGACGTGGTGCCACAGCTGCAACCGTGGCAGCCAAGTGCGCCTGGAAAGATGAGCATCTGA
- a CDS encoding histone acetyltransferase subunit nua4 protein (encoded by transcript BESB_008970), which translates to MPAFEATPAPAPGGGDREKGSGRRLGHSSREKMPRQQSQHKLPILNEMLSLQEKLESDIQHIEARIYEMEGDYLTATADVGNMIKGWEGYISSSTKARRPPGKLSTPSGAQDRLFSLTSCTSRVWREFGPWTDDDPSAAASSAGNGKSPWQASGAPLQGTGVSSRQAGCASASARTAKRTQSRNTHGHGFKSGERGSKAAGSAPDPHGKAAAGSGHREPVDGSQAPDANGAFSEDTQSRAGAP; encoded by the exons ATGCCCGCTTTCGAGGCTACACCCGCGCCGGctccgggggggggggaccgAGAGAAAGGATCGGGGCGGAGACTGGGTCATTCATCGCGGGAAAAGAtgccgcggcagcagtcGCAGCATAAACTCCCTATATTGAACGAGATGCTTTCTCTACAGGAGAAGCTGGAGAGCGATATTCAACATATAGAGGCGAGGATCTACGAGATGGAAGGGGATTACTTGACAGCAACAGCGGACGTCGGGAATATGATCAAAGGCTGGGAAGGTTACATCT CTTCAAGCACAAAggctcgccgcccccctggCAAACTATCGACTCCGTCTGGAGCCCAGGAtcggcttttctctctcacAAGCTGTACCAGCCGTGTATGGCGCGAGTTCGGACCGTGGA cggacgacgatccctccgctgcggcgtcttctgctggCAACGGGAAGTCTCCTTGGCAGGCGTCGGGTGCGCCGTTGCAAGGCACCGGCGTGTCTAGCCGCCAGGCGGGTTGTGCGTCCGCGTCGGCCCGCACGGCGAAACGCACCCAGAGCAGAAACACGCATGGCCATGGGTTCAAAtccggcgagcgcggcagcaaAGCGGCGGGCTCCGCTCCAGATCCACACGGGAAagcggctgcaggcagcgGGCACCGAGAACCCGTCGACGGAAGTCAAGCCCCTGACGCGAACGGCGCGTTTTCTGAGGACACACAAAGCAGAGCTGGTGCGCCGTAG
- a CDS encoding phospholipase, patatin family protein (encoded by transcript BESB_008980), translated as MTESRLRALVLCLLFFVFLLAIDLSAAEVSEDAGAASVSQATVDGGDDAEGATDDADEGDEDDADAGDEDDADEGDEDDFDFSSLLGSLGGAGGLGGAGGLGDAAGLLSGMSGLEGLSGLINSFKNPDEEDGTPSGVNGSDSLSGILEGLKNASGHAGANGALGSLANLLPGLGSIGKTGSDETDDLAELFRRAASQQSSRSNQVSADFLQQMLSMISKNNTGLNGLMDEFMQDPYMETKEIERPKIDPQIFVNPPRQAPAEANNEEEPERSEASDAAGAEAPPTRTEGPEEIILSKVKDLVKKRETQDAATRSEEDAPSVDPFSGKYQDTGVCHVLVLSGGGAKAAFHAGAIVGLAEQYKAHSLELKWDVLAGVGMGGVHAVFGLPFKPGQNGELDFGRSLWGFWQNLKEDDVMKCENGMKDLMDIRATMKWIEQVHKYSKNVKKMLNLPPPHPCDTSRFLATLKSQLSSLTENQRNATSADATNRGQRSAVVTAAKLGGGERTWTLLPSQWVTNECKTQDDGVEGMKCKSDSPESADAASSLALAMQATSATPETFPPVPYKNAQGKLEALVDGAVTSFLNMLPGVSACQEKIRKSEKNPFSDEEIARGKGIVFDFVLSVEADKPNDEGTLAPSEEDGEDSMFENTGVPLENINTLKMKFPDLTIRHVLAPEETYELAHDLMDLRSIHALLEHGRVAGWQGQTFSISQEEKTAEEA; from the exons ATGACGGAGTCTCGGTTGCGAGCTCTTGTGCTgtgtcttcttttttttgttttccttctcgcaATTGACCTAAGTGCGGCGGAAGTCTCGGAGGATGCTGGGGCTGCCTCCGTGTCGCAGGCTACGGTGGATGGAGGAGATGATGCCGAAGGCGCCaccgacgacgcggacgaaggcgacgaggacgacgcagacgcaggcgacgaggacgacgcagatgaaggcgacgaggacgattTCGACTTTTCATCTCTTCTCGGCTCCCTCGGAGGAGCAGGGGGTCTGGGCGGAGCTGGAGGTTTGGGTGACGCTGCTGGGCTTCTTTCGGGCATGAGTGGTCTGGAGGGACTCTCCGGCCTCATAAATAGCTTCAAGAATcccgacgaagaagatggCACACCGTCGGGCGTGAACGGCTCGGATAGTCTTTCTGGAATCCTTGAAGGCTTGAAAAATGCTTCaggccacgcaggcgcgaaCGGGGCACTCGGAAGTCTAGCGAATTTGCTTCCTGGTCTCGGCTCGATAGGCAAGACTGGCAGCGACGAAACTGACGACCTCGCGGAACTGTTCAGGCGGGCTGCCAGCCAGCAGAGCTCGCGTAGTAACCAAGTGTCTGCAGACTTTTTGCAACAAATGCTTTCCATGATTTCCAAGAATAATACGGGCCTCAACGGCCTCATGGATGAGTTCATGCAAGACCCGTACATGGAAACAAAAGAGATTGAAAGACCGAAGATTGATCCGCAGATCTTCGTGAACCCCCCCAGGCAAgctcctgcagaggcgaacaACGAGGAAGAGCCTGAACGCAGCGAAGCATCTGATGCCGCAGGtgccgaagcgccgccgacaCGAACGGAAGGCCCCGAAGAGATCATCCTGTCCAAAGTAAAGGACCTCGTGAAAAAACGCGAAACCCAAGATGCCGCCACTCGCTCGGAAGAGGATGCACCTTCCGTAGACCCGTTCTCCGGCAAGTATCAAGACACCGGCGTCTGTCACGTCCTGGTCCtctcgggcggcggcgcgaaggctgCCTTCCATGCAGGCGCCATTGTCGGGTTGGCAGAGCAGTACAAGGCACACAGTCTCGAGCTCAAATGGGATGTGCTGGCTGGCGTGGGCATGGGAGGCGTGCATGCTGTGTTTGGCCTGCCATTCAAACCAG GCCAAAACGGCGAGCTGGATTTTGGCCGCAGCCTTTGGGGATTTTGGCAAAACTTGAAGGAGGATGACGTCATGAAGTGTGAGAACGGCATGAAGGATTTGATGGATATTCGTGCGACTATGAAATGGATCGAGCAGGTTCACAAGTACTCAAAGAACGTGAAGAAGATGCTGAATCTCCCTCCTCCACACCCCTGTGATACCTCGCGGTTCCTGGCGACCCTCAAGTCCCAGCTGTCCAGTTTGACGGAGAACCAACGGAACGCAACTTCTGCCGATGCCACGAACCGAGGACAGCGAAGCGCCGTTGTAACCGCCGCGAAGCTCGGGGGTGGCGAGCGGACGTGGACCTTGCTTCCTTCTCAGTGGGTTACCAACGAATGCAAAACCCAAGATGATGGCGTCGAGGGGATGAAGTGCAAATCGGACTCCCCCGAGTCCGCTGATGCAGCATcgtctctcgccctcgcgatGCAAGCCACGTCGGCGACCCCAGAGACATTTCCCCCGGTTCCCTACAAGAACGCGCAAGGGAAACTGGAAGCCTTGGTTGACGGGGCGGTTACGTCCTTTTTGAACATGCTTCCTGGCGTTAGCGCCTGCCAAGAGAAAATAAGAAAAAGTGAAAAGAATCCCTTCTCAGATGAGGAGATCGCCCGCGGCAAAGGCATCGTCTTTGACTTTGTTCTGTCCGTTGAGGCGGACAAACCCAATGACGAAGGGACGCTGGCGCCCAGCGAGGAGGATGGCGAGGACTCGATGTTCGAGAACACTGGCGTCCCGCTGGAAAACATAAACACCCTCAAGATGAAGTTCCCGGATCTCACCATCCGCCATGTTTTAGCACCCGAGGAAACGTACGAGCTCGCACATGATCTCATGGATCTGCGCAGCATTCACGCGCTTCTCGAACATGGACGTGTTGCCGGATGGCAGGGTCAGACGTTTTCTATCTCgcaagaggagaaaacggcCGAAGAGGCTTGA